A window of the Garra rufa chromosome 10, GarRuf1.0, whole genome shotgun sequence genome harbors these coding sequences:
- the LOC141344672 gene encoding cytochrome b-c1 complex subunit 10-like, whose translation MLGKIIGQKYVSVAKTWVPTLAVWGGVGGVALVHFTDWRLILDYVPYISGKFTKDE comes from the exons ATGTTGGGCAAAATAATCGGACAGAAATACGTGTCTGTCGCGAAAACATG GGTTCCCACGCTCGCGGTCTGGGGTGGAGTTGGAGGTGTTGCTCTCGTTCACTTCACAGACTGGAGGCTCATCTTGGACTACGTTCCCTACATCAGTGGAAAGTTCACGAAGGATGAGTAG